A portion of the Bacteroidota bacterium genome contains these proteins:
- a CDS encoding thioredoxin family protein has translation MPTKLNTEQDYKDFLSSNKCAGVYYSSGKCGVCKTIKPQVIMVFEKNKTKLAEIVVDEHRALAAQQLIMTSPTVIFYENGKEMFRESGFINLQKVNRYLNMIIGSN, from the coding sequence ATGCCAACAAAACTTAACACAGAACAAGATTACAAAGATTTCCTTTCATCAAACAAATGTGCAGGAGTTTACTATAGTTCAGGCAAATGTGGTGTTTGCAAAACAATTAAACCACAGGTGATAATGGTTTTCGAAAAAAACAAGACTAAACTTGCCGAAATTGTTGTAGATGAACACCGCGCACTTGCAGCTCAACAATTAATTATGACCTCGCCTACTGTCATTTTTTATGAAAATGGAAAAGAAATGTTCAGAGAAAGCGGATTTATCAATTTGCAAAAAGTCAATAGATACTTGAACATGATAATTGGTTCAAACTAA